A region of Salvelinus namaycush isolate Seneca chromosome 9, SaNama_1.0, whole genome shotgun sequence DNA encodes the following proteins:
- the LOC120054004 gene encoding LOW QUALITY PROTEIN: SCL-interrupting locus protein homolog (The sequence of the model RefSeq protein was modified relative to this genomic sequence to represent the inferred CDS: substituted 1 base at 1 genomic stop codon), translating into MTTRSSENALAAITFPKSKLSLWDTTPNGDVISLHLSYYRNPRLLLVEKVLRLAHRHSRENNKPQFSCYLLGTIAVDSDEEGVTLTLDRFDLGREQPGSSEKVPTALMPGDLLVLCVFGTQGVAATDTMVHSAEEFHISFKMLQHCCSTRESLDLSKLLVLRAHLGCSQQTDSLGFCLRWAAVTPGNTLDAVPIRPVLIIPTALARNLSGPTSLTQPLHSSASHKXGFLTMDQSRKLLLILESDPQAKTLPLVGLWLSGVNHISNPQVWAWCLRYLFSSSLQDKVTSEGGAFLVVLYSLTHREPEFYQVQTCSGQQQDMTFQLLTSTESLTFYKNVEVSEGHTLQFELSAESQNTEAEFFRELVSRASFTSPAVVAASPQNRLSINDYDSGVEDEDLSPRPSPNPHPLTQQTKRVHHSVPELSLVMDGSFLDGKTMGPPHPPPSALLPRGGCPPSHQLHPGATRRPGQGPTTLSGPPPIRRPLTPAMDTHGKGSRGFLFTPGQQPPPLRPPSSGRKSTPPQFGKTSASSSSSSSSSSPKTGFSPNGSVHQARQFHQAPGPLSHKWASPVGAPPHQSPGHPSAPMPTHQQPAVHLKHFHSTHNMNQPCGCCSFNPHEHVTPLYHPNYWQGASGTHNSPVRHLCSNSDGNPPTSHIFPSHQTHPHHSPLCHPGGPHLHHFTAQGPCLERPAPVCQNQCCQAQSAKSLSPLDGPMGLLPSDAYRILVDQDRQLNLLQAQIQKLLAAQGKGGSSSSPSTEQAAMQTQISPGQHTRRNASIAVETGASLFWGNPIDAPACDEDKRQQPEWHTDRGLGAPDGSRSSSGRSSGSASFTHSRHMNCTEEECGGSEGHVKGTPFNQSMHQSIYLLIMKRTPPPFFLPERCLFLSARCTENPIGCMDSDSISPASHVSMKLWKETLSLNLSTLLTRDWTLASKILGSGGWCVRIRSLTRRPLLHSLLQRRCFGSASGISSNALGGADKGSALRKSNSWSLCWIQSSFGDGSFQSPVLGESASMYYQSQSPQRDSTKSQEPRVVEDDQRFYQDLLGQVNSRLQGTVNEEGEDEEEQDRRTSYPRQEKRTLSLCQSQQSYPSPVPLCSRRPEPREQPPGGKDQVLHATLRQLRQLGVNVDLDSAVSRGKVTRSSMESASTLAGINPEAVISRLTLLESTGSSMRGPSGSVDLSLEDNAIALRYLSDQQLSRLSVGEGQQPPRFSPYTPLSEKPGAAKSTVGLSCILSPNNMSFATSKYMRRYGLIEEGSRSEEDDRAEGEQLEMGYTIQFHVQQEQVGQGERERKGLVLKNITNELPHSKSVHPQGPHADSQSQLLRHLRPKMQLLACGAKQHSDKENGAKRLPSLGEIQRECPQPEGSMGNFLNLSRLRQLPKLF; encoded by the exons ATGACAACAAG GTCATCAGAGAACGCTCTTGCTGCCATCACCTTCCCCAAATCCAAATTGTCCTTATGGGACACCACACCTAATGGGGATGTGATTAGCCTCCACCTATCCTATTACAG AAATCCCAGACTACTTCTGGTGGAGAAAGTTCTTCGTTTGGCCCACCGGCATTCCCGAGAGAATAACAAGCCCCAGTTCAGCTGTTACTTGTTGGGGACTATTGCTGTGGATTCTG ATGAAGAGGGTGTGACTTTGACTTTGGACCGGTTCGACCTGGGCCGGGAGCAACCCGGCTCCTCTGAAAAGGTCCCCACTGCCCTGATGCCCGGGGACCTCCTGGTGCTGTGCGTGTTTGGAACCCAGGGGGTTGCTGCCACAGACACCATGGTTCACTCTGCAGAAGAGTTCCACATCTCTTTCAAG ATGCTCCAGCACTGCTGCAGCACCCGGGAGTCCCTGGACCTGTCCAAGCTGCTGGTCCTGCGAGCACACCTTGGCTGCTCCCAGCAAACAGACAGCCTGGGCTTCTGCCTGCGCTGGGCCGCCGTCACCCCTGGTAACACACTGGACGCTGTGCCCATTCGGCCCGTGCTCATCATCCCCACAGCCTTGGCCAGGAACCTGAGTGGACCGACCAGCCTCACCCAGCCGCTACACAGCAGCGCTAGCCACAAATGAGG CTTTCTGACCATGGATCAAAGCAGGAAACTGCTCCTAATACTGGAGTCTGACCCACAGGCCAAAACTCTACCACTGGTGGGACT ATGGCTGAGTGGGGTCAACCACATCTCCAACCCCCAGGTGTGGGCATGGTGTTTGAGGTACCTGTTCAGCTCCTCCCTCCAGGACAA GGTGACGTCAGAGGGCGGTGCGTTCCTGGTGGTGCTGTACTCGCTGACCCACAGGGAGCCAGAGTTCTACCAGGTCCAGACCTGCAGTGGTCAGCAGCAGGACATGACCTTCCAACTGCTCACTAGCACCGAGTCACTCACCTTCTACAAG AATGTGGAGGTGTCTGAGGGCCATACTCTGCAGTTTGAGCTCAGTGCTGAGAGCCAGAACACAGAGGCTGAGTTCTTCAGGGAACTGGTGTCCCGTGCCTCCTTCACAAG CCCTGCGGTAGTGGCAGCCTCTCCTCAGAACAGACTGTCTATCAACGACTATGACTCTGGAGTAGAGGACGAGGACCTCTCCCCCAGGCCCTCCCCAAACCCCCACCCTCTCACCCAGCAG ACCAAGCGGGTCCACCATTCTGTGCCGGAGCTCTCCCTGGTGATGGACGGCAGCTTCCTTGATGGAAAGACCATGGGCCCCCCTCATCCTCCCCCCTCAGCTCTGCTGCCCAGAGGTGGTTGCCCCCCCTCCCACCAGCTCCACCCTGGGGCAACCAGACGCCCAGGCCAGGGACCCACCACACTCAGTGGTCCCCCACCCATCAGAAGGCCCCTGACCCCCGCCATGGACACTCATGGTAAGGGCAGCAGAGGATTCCTATTCACCCCTGGGCAGCAGCCACCACCACTCCGGCCCCCTTCCTCTGGCAGGAAATCAACCCCTCCACAGTTCGGGAAGACGTccgcctcttcctcctcctcatcttcctcctcttctccaaaGACAGGCTTCTCTCCTAATGGATCAGTCCACCAGGCCAGGCAGTTCCACCAAGCACCAGGTCCCCTCTCTCACAAGTGGGCCTCCCCCGTCGGAGCCCCTCCACACCAGAGCCCCGGTCACCCCTCAGCCCCCATGCCCACTCACCAACAGCCCGCTGTCCATCTCAAACACTTCCACAGCACCCACAACATGAACCAGCCTTGTGGGTGCTGCTCCTTCAACCCACATGAGCATGTTACCCCCCTGTACCACCCCAACTACTGGCAGGGAGCTTCAGGCACCCACAACAGCCCAGTTAGGCACCTCTGTTCCAACTCCGATGGTAACCCCCCCACCTCTCACATTTTCCCTTCCCACCAAACACACCCTCACCACAGCCCATTGTGCCACCCCGGGGGCCCACACTTACACCATTTCACCGCCCAGGGACCCTGCTTGGAGCGGCCGGCCCCTGTCTGTCAGAACCAGTGTTGCCAGGCCCAGTCGGCAaagtctctctcccccctggatGGGCCCATGGGCCTCCTGCCCTCTGACGCCTACAGAATCCTGGTGGACCAAGACCGGCAGCTCAACTTACTGCAGGCACAG ATCCAGAAGCTACTGGCGGCTCAGGGGAAAGGGGGGAGCAGCTCCTCTCCATCCACTGAGCAGGCAGCCATGCAGACACAGATCTCCCCAGGACAACACACCAGGAGGAATGCCAGCATTGCTGTAGAAACAG GTGCCAGTTTGTTCTGGGGAAACCCCATCGATGCCCCCGCTTGCGATGAGGACAAGCGCCAACAGCCAGAGTGGCACACGGACAGGGGGCTTGGCGCCCCCGATGGCAGCAGGTCCTCCTCTGGTCGGAGTTCTGGCAGTGCCAGCTTCACCCACAGCAGGCACATGAATTGCACGGAAGAAGAGTGTGGGGGCAGTGAGGGACATGTGAAAGGCACACCCTTCAACCAGTCAATGCACCAGAG catatac ttgttaattaTGAAAcgtacacccccacccttcttcttaccggagagatgtttattcctgtcggcgcgatgcactgaaaatcccATTGGCTGTATGGACTCCGACAGCATATCCCCAgctagccatgtttccatgaaacttTGGAAAGAAACTCTTTCCCTGAATTTGTcgactttgttaactagggactggacattagcgagtaaaatACTCGGGagtggtgggtggtgtgtgcgcatccgaagcctcactagaagaccgctccTGCACTCTCTCCTCCagcggcgttgttttgggtcggcctctggaatcagttcaaatgccctgggaggtgcagacaaaggatccgctttgaGAAAGTCGAATTCCTGGTcgttgtgctg GATTCAGTCATCGTTTGGAGACGGTTCCTTCCAGAGCCCTGTGTTGGGGGAGAGTGCAAGCATGTACTACCAGTCCCAGTCTCCACAGAGGGACAGCACCAAGAGTCAGGAGCCCAGAGTAGTGGAGGATGATCAGAGGTTTTATCAAGACCTACTG GGCCAAGTGAACAGCCGTCTCCAGGGTACAGTGAACGAGGAGGGCGAAGATGAGGAGGAACAGGACAGACGGACCTCATACCCACGGCAGGAGAAACGCACCTTGTCCCTCTGTCAGTCCCAGCAGTCATACCCTAGCCCTGTTCCCCTCTGCTCCCGTAGGCCGGAGCCCAGAGAGCAGCCGCCAGGAGGGAAGGATCAGGTGCTCCACGCCACACTGCGCCAGCTGCGGCAGCTAGGGGTCAATGTGGATCTAGACTCTGCCGTCTCGAGGGGCAAGGTCACACGCAGCTCAATGGAGAGTGCCAG TACCCTGGCCGGCATCAACCCAGAGGCAGTCATCAGCAGACTGACCCTCCTGGAGTCCACGGGAAGCAGCATGCGGGGCCCCAGTGGCAGCGTGGACCTCAGCCTGGAGGACAACGCCATCGCCCTCCGGTACCTCAGCGACCAGCAGCTCTCTAGACTTTCTGTGGGGGAAGGGCAACAGCCCCCTAGGTTCAGCCCCTACACACCGCTCTCAGAGAAGCCTGGAGCGGCGAAGAGCACTGTGGGACTCAGTTGTATCCTGTCTCCCAACAACATGTCCTTCGCCACCAGCAAGTACATGAGAAGGTACGGGCTTATAGAGGAGGGGAGTAGGAGTGAGGAGGACGACAGGGCCGAGGGGGAGCAGTTGGAGATGGGATATACCATACAGTTCCATGTTCAACAGGAACAAgtagggcagggagagagggagcgcaAAGGTTTGGTTCTGAAAAACATCACCAATGAGTTGCCACATTCCAAATCTGTCCACCCGCAGGGGCCACACGCAGACTCTCAAAGCCAGCTACTCAGGCACTTGCGTCCTAAAATGCAGCTTTTGGCATGCGGCGCCAAACAACATTCGGACAAGGAGAATGGTGCAAAACGGCTGCCATCTTTAGGTGAAATACAAAGGGAGTGTCCTCAACCAGAGGGGTCGATGGGAAATTTCTTGAACCTGAGTAGACTTAGACAGCTGCCGAAACTCTTCTAA